The genomic segment CGTGGTACCGAACTATGGACTGGGCAGCAATTACACCACCGTGCTTTTAGTGCAGACGCGCACGCAAGGGTCTGAACTCGACTACGGAGACGTAGCGATCGGCGCGACGCATCCTGCGGTCACGCAAGAGTTGATGCGGCAGCCGCTGTCAACTCCCTTCGGTGCGGCCTATATCGTGGACACCGCATTCACCTGGGTCTTGCCCGGTAACGCGGCGAGCTACCAGATCGATTTGCCGGCCGCGTCCACGTCAATGAGTTTCGATCGTGCCGCGGTCGACACCCTGACGGAGCTAACAGGGGACGTCACGCGCGACGGCATCGTCAACGGGCTCGATATTTCGAACATGGCCTCGAACTGGTTGCATACTGGCGCCGTTGGCGCGCTGGCCGGAGACGCCAACTTCGATGGCATTGTCAACGGTTTAGACATCAGCGCCGTCGCCAGCAATTGGTTGCACTCCTCGACCACTGGTGGAGGCGCTGCCGCCCTGACCGCAGTGCCAGAGCCCGGCACGCATCTGCTGGCGAGCGCCGGTGCCATGATTCTGGTTGTCGTTGCAAGAGCCACGAAACGGCGCACCGCGCGAAGATAATGCCGAACACAGTTTGCGATCCTTGTCTTGGACACGAGCGCGCTTCAAGGGAATTTGAACCGTCACCAAAGCACCGACCGAAGTTACGTCCCCACAACTATGAACAGAAATTCCTTTCCAGTTAGGCGGCGCATCACGCCAGGCTTCACGCTCGTCGAGTTGCTTGTGGTGATCGCGATCATCGGCATTCTGGTGGCGATCCTGCTGCCTGCTGTGCAGGCGGCCCGTGAATCTGCCCGGCGCACCCAATGCACGAACAACCTGAAGGAAATCGCCTTGGGGTTTCACCAATTCAATATGTCGCAGCGTGTGCTCCCCAGCACGATGGATGCACAAGGCCTGAGCGCCTTCTTCAACGTTTTGCCGTATCTCGAACAAGAAACGCTGTACAACCTCTATGTTCGTAGCGGTACGTTGACTACCGCTCAAACTGCACAAAATACCAGTGTCACATCCACGCCACTCGCGGTCTTCCGTTGTCCATCGATGTTGATTTCGGATGCCGCAATCCAGGTCTACCCCGGCTGGGGCAGCTATGCGGTCTGCACAGGGAGCGTGTACGGTCACTTCATCAATCAGGCGGCCGCCGGATATGACAACGGAGCCATCATCGATCTGACGAAAGGTAACACCGAAATCGGTGTGATTACGACCCAAGATGGCTCGTCAAACACATTTTTGGGGGGCGACCTGAATTTCGGGCTCACGAATTTTACCAACGGCGGCGCCACCGAATGGGCGAGCGGCTATCCGTTTTGCAGCACGGCAACAACCTGTGGAGTCTTCAATAGTACGCGCATCGTGATAACGAACACATTTTACGAGTTGAACACCTTTCGCAGCGATCATCCGCGCGGCGTGAACATGGTGATGGTGGATGGCTCGGTCCATTTCGTTCCCGATACGACGTCTCCCGACGTGCTCAACCTATTGGCGCAAAGAAATGACGGGCTTCCCATTGAATCCTATTAGTTTTCCGTACGCGTGGATCGTGATTGCCACGATGACGATCGCCTTACCCGGTTGCGGCCCTACGCACACTCCCATGCACGGGCAAGTTACGCTCGACGGACAACCGTTGGACGAGGCTGCCATTTTGTTCGTACCGCTGGATAAGGGGCGAAAAAAAACGGGCGCCGGCGTTGTGCAGGGAAGTTACGAGTTGAAGGCTGAAGACGGCCTGTTGCCAGGCAAATATCGCGTGGAAGTTGCAGACAATCCACCGCTGACTGGTTCACATGACACGACTGGCAATAAATCCGCAACCGCGGTCAAGCGACGCGTCATACCAGAAAAATACGCGCGAGAATCGCCGTTGTTAGTGGAAGTTGATGGGCAATCCGGAAGTGCGTCGCGTGAATACAACTGCGATCTGAAAAGCGGACGATAAATGCTCGCGTACTTGCGATTTGTCGCAGAATCGGCAATGTCGCGTCGTTGTACGGTGCGAGGCACCATGCTTTCGCCGATTCCCGTGAACCGCTGCTGCCTGCCCAGAGCTAAATATTTTCGATTATTGTGCTGACCACGAGCCCATAACCCCATTTTGTTTCGGAGACCAAGAATGCAACGTTTAATCCTTTCGACCGCCTGCGGTTTGGCCGCCTTGGTGGCTGTCCCTTTGCCATACGCGTCCGCACATTTTCTTTGGATCGATGTGCCAACGGCTGCGGCAACCGAGAAGCCTGTCGCCGAGGTCTACTTCAACGAAGGACCTACGGCCGGCAGTGCACGCCTGGCAACCAAGATCGCCGGCACAAAGGCATGGCTACACAACGGCAGCGCGGCGACCACGCCGCTTGAACTGACGCTGGTCAAAACCGAAGAAGACGGGCACCTGACAACACCGATCAATGCGTCGAGTCCCTACAGCGCCGAAGCGCAATTCGAGTACGGCATCTTCAAGCACGATGGCGAGGCCATCTTGTTGAACTATTACGCGCAGCACGTGGCCGCGGCCGAAGCTCGCGAGATTTCGGCTCTGACGCGGGCCTCGAGCCTGCCGCTCACGATCGTACCACGTGCCGACGCCGCGGGCTGGATTTGCGAGATTCTATGGGAAGGCAAGCCGGCCGCCGATTGTCAGGTTGTCGTCGATGGGCCCGGCATTGATGCCAAAGAATTCCAAAGCGACGCGCAGGGGCGCGTTCAGCTTCCTGCAGTTCGTGCAGGCAAGTACGCCCTGCGCGCGCGGCGGGTCGAGAATCGCGAGGGAAAAAAAGATGACCAGTCCTACAAGGCCGTGCATCACTATGCGACGCTCACTGCGGTCCTGCCCGAGATAACGGCTGTTGCTGCCGCCCCGGTGCCGGCGACGGCCACGGCGCAGGAAATTCTGACGACGGCTCGCGATGCACGGGCGGTGTGGGATGATTTCCCCGGTTTCTCGGCCGACCTGGTCTTGCGTCAAGGGACTGAGAATCGGACGGGCCGCATCACGGTCAGCGCCGAAGGGGACGTGCAACTAGCGGGCTTCGACGGCATGGAGTTGGGCCGCGTCGAGCAAGTCTTGGCGTCACTGGTGCAACATCGCATGGGGGGCGGCGGACCGACGGGCGCCGTGTCGTTCGTAGCCGAGGAAGCCGAGCACCCCTTGGGACGCATGATCCGCTTCGACGAGGATAAGGATCTGCACAGCGCGTACCGCGTTACCGACGGCGTCGTGACCGAGGTGAATCGTCAGATGGGGCCGTCGCGGTTCACGATCTCGGTGCTCGACGTCTATCGCAATCCGGCGGGTAAGTATCTGCCGACCACGTTCAATGTCAGCTTTTGGGACAAGGATTTCGGCAAGCTGACTTCGAGCGAAACGCACCTGAACCAGTGGCTAGACGTGGGCGGGTTCGACCTGCCGCAGCGGATCGTAATCTTGCGGGCCGAAGACCAGAAGCGGGACGTGGTTTCGCTTTCGTTCGCAAACCACCAATTGCTCTCGGCCGCCAAGAAGAAATAGCACACCCGCTGCGGGCCTTCCGGTGTTCGACAAAGAGAGCGATTGTCGAGACCGAGCCGTTCACGCGCGTGCGCTGGCAGCTTCGGACTGCTACCGCACGCGCGTCGGCAGAATAACCATCGGCAAGCCGACCCACTGCAAACGCCTTTGCAGAGAGAAGGCCGTTTGGTTGTGCAGCAGCCGGTGATACCAGGTGTCTTGCTCGAACAACAACTGGCCGGCGAAAAAGATCACCTTGGGGTATTGCTTGGCG from the Pirellulales bacterium genome contains:
- a CDS encoding dockerin type I domain-containing protein, coding for MSCCTNRSAQVLAAVILTVLPAQRAWADFNLPAGWNRGSTDTTYQQWETFTSTDGNPPNLPDVGLFNPNAPSGAGLNVYDSSGTSLITSDGNIYSFSAPTDMHVVVPNYGLGSNYTTVLLVQTRTQGSELDYGDVAIGATHPAVTQELMRQPLSTPFGAAYIVDTAFTWVLPGNAASYQIDLPAASTSMSFDRAAVDTLTELTGDVTRDGIVNGLDISNMASNWLHTGAVGALAGDANFDGIVNGLDISAVASNWLHSSTTGGGAAALTAVPEPGTHLLASAGAMILVVVARATKRRTARR
- a CDS encoding DUF1559 domain-containing protein, producing MDTSALQGNLNRHQSTDRSYVPTTMNRNSFPVRRRITPGFTLVELLVVIAIIGILVAILLPAVQAARESARRTQCTNNLKEIALGFHQFNMSQRVLPSTMDAQGLSAFFNVLPYLEQETLYNLYVRSGTLTTAQTAQNTSVTSTPLAVFRCPSMLISDAAIQVYPGWGSYAVCTGSVYGHFINQAAAGYDNGAIIDLTKGNTEIGVITTQDGSSNTFLGGDLNFGLTNFTNGGATEWASGYPFCSTATTCGVFNSTRIVITNTFYELNTFRSDHPRGVNMVMVDGSVHFVPDTTSPDVLNLLAQRNDGLPIESY
- a CDS encoding DUF3386 family protein, whose protein sequence is MQRLILSTACGLAALVAVPLPYASAHFLWIDVPTAAATEKPVAEVYFNEGPTAGSARLATKIAGTKAWLHNGSAATTPLELTLVKTEEDGHLTTPINASSPYSAEAQFEYGIFKHDGEAILLNYYAQHVAAAEAREISALTRASSLPLTIVPRADAAGWICEILWEGKPAADCQVVVDGPGIDAKEFQSDAQGRVQLPAVRAGKYALRARRVENREGKKDDQSYKAVHHYATLTAVLPEITAVAAAPVPATATAQEILTTARDARAVWDDFPGFSADLVLRQGTENRTGRITVSAEGDVQLAGFDGMELGRVEQVLASLVQHRMGGGGPTGAVSFVAEEAEHPLGRMIRFDEDKDLHSAYRVTDGVVTEVNRQMGPSRFTISVLDVYRNPAGKYLPTTFNVSFWDKDFGKLTSSETHLNQWLDVGGFDLPQRIVILRAEDQKRDVVSLSFANHQLLSAAKKK